A genome region from Schaalia sp. 19OD2882 includes the following:
- a CDS encoding DUF47 domain-containing protein yields the protein MRIRKSGESSFFDMFTDQAQHLVTGVGLLASILEAAPDQRGDLRKQLHEVENQGDEINHAITQRINQSFVTPFDRSDLGLLASELDDCMDLIDEAGDFIVLYDIGQIPEDVATLLTEQVDVLTRCAEQTARAMPGLKDPAGLRDYWVEINRLENEGDRAFRHTLTTLFNSGMDPITIIKLKDVIEVLERCADAFENLANTVETIAVKES from the coding sequence GTGCGCATTCGCAAGTCCGGAGAATCCTCTTTCTTCGACATGTTCACCGATCAGGCCCAGCATCTCGTCACCGGCGTCGGCCTGCTGGCGTCGATCCTCGAAGCAGCACCGGACCAGCGTGGAGACCTGCGCAAGCAACTCCACGAGGTCGAGAACCAGGGCGACGAGATCAACCACGCGATCACCCAGCGCATCAACCAGTCCTTCGTCACCCCCTTCGACCGTTCCGACCTGGGCCTGCTGGCCTCCGAGTTGGACGACTGCATGGATCTCATCGACGAAGCCGGGGACTTCATCGTCCTGTACGACATCGGCCAGATTCCGGAGGATGTCGCCACCCTTCTCACCGAACAGGTCGACGTCCTGACCCGCTGCGCCGAACAGACGGCGCGCGCAATGCCCGGACTGAAGGACCCCGCCGGCCTGCGTGACTACTGGGTCGAGATCAACCGCCTCGAGAACGAGGGCGACCGGGCCTTCCGTCACACGCTGACCACTCTGTTCAACTCCGGCATGGACCCGATCACGATCATCAAGCTCAAGGACGTCATCGAGGTGCTGGAGCGCTGCGCCGACGCCTTCGAGAACTTGGCGAACACCGTCGAGACCATCGCGGTCAAGGAGTCCTGA
- a CDS encoding inorganic phosphate transporter: protein MDLNLVLVVLVIVIALGFDYTNGFHDAANAIATSVSTRALTPRVALLMAAVMNIIGALLGTEVAKTIGKGIIDISHFTASADLAMQREGLVIVLAALVGAVTWNLITWWFGLPSSSSHALIGGLVGAGLASGTTVLWGGIGAQVIVPMFLSPLIGFVVSYLLMKVLLAAFARFAYHRTMRRFRIAQTISAAAMALGHGLQDAQKTMGVIVMALVAGGYGAHHDIFDPVTNEMTVPLWVKLAAAGAISLGTYSGGWRIMRTLGRKMIDLDPARGFVAETVSACVLYLSAFAFHAPISTTHTITSAILGVGATRRLSAVRWGVAGNIVIAWFLTLPAAAAVAAIIFVIIHALVAV from the coding sequence GTGGACCTCAATCTCGTCCTCGTCGTCCTGGTCATCGTCATCGCACTGGGATTCGACTACACGAACGGCTTCCACGACGCGGCGAACGCCATCGCGACCTCCGTGTCCACACGCGCACTGACCCCGCGCGTCGCACTGCTGATGGCCGCCGTCATGAACATCATCGGCGCCCTTTTGGGCACCGAGGTCGCCAAGACCATCGGCAAGGGGATCATCGACATCTCCCACTTCACCGCCTCAGCCGACTTGGCCATGCAACGCGAGGGGTTGGTCATCGTCCTTGCGGCATTGGTCGGAGCCGTCACGTGGAACCTCATCACATGGTGGTTCGGACTGCCATCCTCGTCCTCGCACGCCCTAATCGGCGGCCTGGTCGGTGCGGGCCTGGCGTCGGGCACCACCGTCCTGTGGGGAGGCATCGGCGCCCAGGTCATCGTCCCGATGTTCCTGTCCCCGCTGATCGGCTTCGTCGTCAGCTACCTTCTGATGAAGGTGCTGCTGGCCGCCTTCGCGCGCTTCGCCTACCACAGGACCATGCGACGCTTCCGCATCGCGCAGACGATCTCGGCGGCCGCCATGGCCTTGGGGCACGGTCTGCAGGACGCCCAGAAGACCATGGGTGTCATCGTCATGGCGCTGGTCGCAGGCGGCTACGGTGCACACCATGACATCTTCGACCCGGTGACCAACGAGATGACGGTTCCCCTGTGGGTCAAACTGGCTGCCGCCGGCGCGATCTCCCTGGGCACCTACTCCGGCGGATGGCGCATCATGCGGACCCTCGGCCGCAAGATGATCGACCTTGACCCGGCGCGCGGCTTCGTTGCCGAAACCGTGTCGGCCTGCGTCCTTTACCTGTCGGCCTTCGCCTTCCACGCGCCCATCTCGACGACCCACACGATCACCTCCGCGATCCTCGGTGTGGGGGCGACCCGTCGCCTGTCGGCGGTGCGCTGGGGCGTGGCAGGCAACATCGTCATCGCCTGGTTCCTCACGCTTCCCGCAGCGGCCGCGGTTGCGGCGATCATCTTCGTCATCATCCACGCCCTCGTCGCCGTCTGA
- a CDS encoding septum formation family protein, protein MEESMRCGALVGDEGARAGRALLPRRRPGPVMGVVAACCLALPLVLSGCGITPALALKVGDCFSQPENAAALTLEGRSCEAAHDGEVFAVIELDQPAPADLAPSGPVGTDPADSPASQSRVDGAQSVPLIPDGAAHPGGAVLDTLATRLCDAAFEPYVGTAPEDSTMDVAWFKPSKNSWLRGDRSITCFVHSADGSQLVGSVRGSAQ, encoded by the coding sequence GTGGAGGAATCAATGCGGTGCGGCGCCCTCGTCGGTGACGAGGGCGCCCGCGCAGGCCGGGCTCTCCTGCCCCGTCGGCGCCCCGGGCCCGTCATGGGCGTGGTCGCCGCCTGCTGTCTGGCCCTGCCCCTGGTGCTGAGCGGCTGCGGCATCACGCCGGCCCTGGCCCTCAAGGTCGGCGACTGTTTCTCGCAGCCGGAGAATGCGGCTGCCCTGACCCTGGAGGGCAGAAGCTGCGAAGCGGCGCACGACGGCGAAGTCTTCGCGGTCATCGAATTGGACCAGCCGGCCCCTGCCGATCTCGCGCCTTCCGGGCCGGTCGGCACCGACCCCGCCGACTCCCCCGCCTCCCAGTCGCGGGTGGACGGCGCCCAGAGCGTTCCACTGATTCCCGACGGAGCCGCCCACCCCGGAGGCGCAGTGCTGGACACCCTGGCCACCCGCCTGTGCGACGCCGCATTCGAGCCCTACGTGGGCACGGCGCCGGAGGACTCGACGATGGACGTCGCCTGGTTCAAGCCGAGCAAGAACTCCTGGCTCCGCGGGGACAGGAGCATCACGTGCTTCGTGCATTCCGCGGACGGGTCACAACTGGTGGGATCGGTTCGCGGCTCCGCCCAGTGA
- a CDS encoding NUDIX hydrolase yields the protein MPRTRPAPIPSRLVRAAGALVWRFRDQTRQASVGERIDPADIEVLLVHRPQYHDWSWPKGKAEANEPLVQAAVREVEEETGVAVRLGSPLTTQRYRLGSGQTKEVHYWVGTVLPACLEGEDGPGAIALRTRRPVTTASAREIDQTRWVGTRRADSLLTRRGDRRLLSELTTRAAQGRLVTSTLAVVRHAKAVSRAAWTGDEDTRPLTRLGSRQALDLVDLLSAFGIERAVCSPWLRCTRTLGPWQQLSGARVDVAPELTEDAMVADTAPAVALVHSLLLAGAEPIALCVHRPGIPSLMAPLLARTPSPLRLAYPDASPWLCTAEMLLVHVVHGNGRDEVEVGWVERHGTRTKDVLGQS from the coding sequence GTGCCTCGAACCCGTCCCGCTCCGATCCCCTCGCGCCTCGTCCGCGCTGCGGGCGCCCTCGTCTGGCGATTTCGCGACCAGACGCGACAGGCATCGGTGGGTGAGCGGATCGACCCCGCCGACATCGAGGTCCTGCTGGTCCACCGACCCCAGTACCACGACTGGTCGTGGCCCAAGGGCAAGGCCGAAGCCAACGAGCCCCTGGTCCAGGCCGCCGTGCGCGAGGTCGAAGAAGAGACCGGCGTGGCCGTGCGCCTCGGGTCGCCGCTGACCACACAGCGCTATCGGTTGGGATCGGGCCAGACCAAGGAAGTCCACTACTGGGTGGGGACGGTCCTACCGGCCTGCCTGGAGGGCGAGGACGGCCCGGGCGCCATCGCCTTGCGTACCCGCCGCCCCGTGACCACGGCCTCCGCACGCGAGATCGACCAGACCCGCTGGGTGGGCACCCGCCGAGCGGACTCCCTGCTCACCCGCCGCGGTGACCGCAGGTTGCTTTCGGAACTGACCACCCGCGCCGCACAGGGGCGCCTGGTCACCTCCACGCTGGCCGTGGTCCGCCACGCGAAGGCCGTCTCCCGCGCGGCGTGGACGGGTGACGAAGACACCCGCCCGCTCACGCGCCTGGGCTCCAGGCAGGCGCTCGACCTGGTCGACCTCCTGTCCGCATTCGGGATCGAACGGGCCGTCTGCTCGCCGTGGCTTCGCTGCACGCGCACCCTCGGCCCGTGGCAACAGCTCTCCGGTGCGCGCGTGGACGTGGCCCCGGAACTCACAGAGGACGCGATGGTCGCCGACACCGCGCCCGCGGTGGCCCTGGTCCACTCGCTGCTGCTCGCCGGGGCGGAGCCGATCGCCCTGTGCGTCCACCGCCCCGGGATTCCGTCGCTGATGGCGCCGCTGCTCGCTCGCACGCCCTCGCCCCTGCGTTTGGCCTACCCGGACGCCTCCCCGTGGCTGTGCACTGCGGAGATGCTGCTGGTGCACGTGGTCCACGGCAATGGAAGGGACGAGGTCGAGGTCGGGTGGGTGGAACGTCACGGGACGAGAACCAAGGACGTGCTGGGCCAGTCTTGA